A region of the Conyzicola lurida genome:
GCGCGACCTGCACAGCGAAATTTCCTCTTTTATTACGGATGCCGCGGCCGCCGATACGGCAGAATCACAGTCATGAGCACCGCGCTGCGGCCAGACCTGCTCCCGACCAACGAGGAGCTGGCGGTGCTGCGCCGGGTCGCGATCGGGCAGGCGCCCGCCGACCTGATCATCCGCGGCGGATCGGTACTGTCGGTGCACACGGGCGAGTTCCTGCTGCGCGACGTGGTCGTCTCGGGCCGGCACATCGCGGCGGTCACCCCGGTCGGGCACTTCGACTGCGAGACCGTCATCGACGCCGCCGGAAAGCACGTCCTGCCCACGTTCATCGACGCGCACCTGCACATCGAGTGGACGATGCTCACGCCCGGCGAGCTCGCCCGGCTGAGCGTGCCGCGCGGCACCACGACCGTGCTCACCGACCCCGACGGGCTCGCCAACGTCGCGGGCATCGACGGTATGGACTTCATGCGCGAGACCGGCACCCCGTTCCGCATCTTCGAGCAGGTCAGCCCCTCGACCCCGGTCAACGCTGCACTGGAGCGAGGGGGAGCGGTGATCGCCGAACAGCTCGTGCTCGACCGCCTCGACGACGCCCGCTCGGTCTCGCTCGGCGAGGGCAACCCGTTCGACCTGAGCGACGTCGCCACCAACCGGTTCCGCCAGGCGATGGTCGCCGGCAAGCGCATCACCGGCCACTCGGCGCGGCAGAGCGGCGAGGGACTGTGGGGCTACCTCGCGGCCGGCGTCGGCGACGACCACAACGCGGCGACGATCGACGAGGTGCTGGAGCGCGTGCGTCTCGGCGCCATGATCACCCTGATGAGCGGCTCGATGAACGACAACACGGTCGAGGTCTTCGCCGACCTCGACCGGGTCGGCCCCGCCCTCGACCACATGTCGTTCTGCGCCGACGACAAGCACGTGCTCGACATCGCCACCGAGGGCCACATCGACCACCACGTGCGTCAGGCGATCGCCGCGGGCATCCCCGCCGCGCAGGCCTACCGCATGGCCAGCTGGCAGCCCGCGCTGTACTACCGGCTCGACCACCTGATGGGTTCGGTCACCCCGGGCCGGCTCGCCGACCTGCAGATCATCGACGACCTCGCCGGAGTGCGGGCCGAGCGCGTGATCGTCGGCGGAGAGCTCGTCGCCGTCGACGGCGTGCCGTACTTCGACAACACCGACGACGTGCCCGAGTGGCTCACCGCCACCATGCACGTGCCGGAGGAGTTCCCCGCCTCTCTGCTCGCGGTGCCGGCTCCCGGCGAGACCGCGACGGTGCAGGCGATGGAGATGTACGACGGCTACTTCAAGCGCGCCTTCCACGTGGCCCTGCCCGTCGTCGGCGGGGCGGTCACGTCCGACGTCGAACGCGACGTACTCAAGATCGCCGTGGTCGACCGGCACTACGGCGACGGCCAGTGCGGGGTCGGATTCGTGCGCGGCTTCCAGCTCGCCCGCGGCGCCCTCGCCGTCACCATCAACTGCACGAACGCCAACATCGTCGCGGTCGGCACCAACGACGACGACATCGCGGTCGCCGTCGGCGCGTTGCGCGACCAGGGCGGCGGTTTCGTCGTCGTCGACGGCGGCGAGGTCGTCGCCCGGGTTCATCTGCCGGTCGGCGGCATGATGAGCGCGGCCCCGTGGGAGACCACCGCGGCGCAACTCTCCACCGCGAACGACGTGGCATTCGAACTGGGATGTCGCATTCGCTCGCCCTTTATGGTTCTGTCGTTTGTGGGGCTCGGTGTCGTTCCCGACCTTGGGCTCACGGAACTCGGTCTGATCGACGCCACGAGCCAGAGTTTCATCGACCTGGTTCTCACGTCGGGCCCCGACGGCATCGCCTGCCGCTGCCCGAATCACGACTATCCCGTGCACAGCATCATGGAGGACCACTCGTGACAATCAACCGACCGCTGCCCGTCGACGCCGCGGCCCGTTCCGAAGACGACCGCATCCGCGGGGGAGTTCTGCGCTTCGTCCGCGAGGCGGCACTCGCCCACGAGTCGCTGCCCGGCGAGGTCGAACTCGCCAAGCGGCTCGAGTGCACGCGCCAGCAGGTGCGCCACGCGCTCTCGTCGCTCGAACGCCAGGGAATCGTCAAGCGCCGCCAGGGCGCGGCGACCGTCGTCGACCCGGTCGCCCTTCGCATGAGCGTGCGGCTCGAAGAGCAGCTCGAGCACTCCGAACTGCTCGCCCGCATGGGCTACCAGTCCGCCGTCGAGGTGATCGAGTCCGAACTCATAGCGATGCCCGGCTCGATCGCGCCGCTGCTCACCTCCCAGGCCGGACCGACCGCACTCCGCGTGGTCAAACGCTGGACCGCCGACGGCGTGCCCGCCATGGTCGCGGAGAACCACGTGGCGTTCCCGCGGGACGTGCCCGACGACATCGTCGGCGAAGAGTCCGTCTTCACCCTCGCCGAGCGGGTCTGGGGCGAGTCGATCGTCTGGGAGGTCGCCACCCCCGGCGTCACCATCCTCGACGCCGAACGCGCGGAACTCCTCGGCCTGCCGGTCGGTGCCGCCGCCCTCACGCTCGAGATCATCGGCACCACCGTGAGCGGCCGCCGCACCTTCCACGCGTTCGAGACGCACAACCCCGCCATCGTCAGCTACTCCTTCGTGCGCACCGTGCGGCCGCCGTGGAGCAACTCGTACTCCGGCGACTAGCCGGCTCCGTCATCCGCCCGACCCAAGGACCAGCATGATCTCGCGCCTCTCACCGACCGCCCCGCCCGCCGACGAGCAGGCCTGGATCGACACCGTCACCGAGCTCGCCGTCGGCTTCGCCGAGCGGGCGTCCCACTACGACGAAGTCGGCGAGATCCCCGTCGAGAATCTCGAGGCGCTCGCGACGAGCGGGCTGGATGTCGCGTGCCTGCCGGTCGCGGCCGGGGGACAGGGCCTCTCCTTCCGCACCATCGGCGCGGTCATCTCGATCATCTCCGCGGCCTGCCCCTCGACCGGGGCTCTCTGGCTCATGCACATCGGCGCCGCCTACGGTCTCGTCACCCTCGGCTCGCCGACGGCATCGGCGTTCTTCGCCGCGGAGCTCACGGCGGGCAAGCGCTTCGCGAACGCCCTCTCCGAGCCGACGAGCGGCAACATGTTCCTCATGCCGCAGCAGGCGGCCGAGCCCGTGGAGGGCGGCTACTCGCTCGCGGGCGCGAAGCGGTTCGTCTCCGGCTGCGAGATCGCCGACTACTACCTCACCAACACGCTCGTCGACGGCGCGCCCGCGTTCTTCGGCGTCGCCCGCGACGAGACGGTCAGCTTCGTGCCGATCTGGGACACCATGGGCATGCGCGCCACCCGCAGCCAGCTGATGAGCTTCAACGGCACGCTGCTGCGCGAGGAGTTCCGCTGCGCCCGCCCCGCGCCCGAGCAGGCGAACCTCATCTCGGCGGGGTTGCCCTTCGTGTCGATCGGCATCGCCCAGTCGGCGCTCGACGCGTTCTCGGCGCAGGCGCGCGGACGCGTCATCCCGAGCACGGGGGAGCCCCTCTCGAAAATGCAGTGGCTGAAGTTCGACACCGCCGCGCAGTACACGCAGCTGCGGGCGGCACGCCTGCTCGCCGAGCAGACGATGTGGCTCGCCGACATCGCGCACCCCGACGCGACGATGGTCGCGGTCGAGGCGAAGTACCTGGCGAACGAGGTCGCGAAGACCGTCGCCGCGCTCGGCGTGAAGGTGGGCGGCGGTTCGGGCTACCTGCGCACGTCCCCGATCCAGCGGCACTTCCGCGACGCGCAGGCCGGCGCGCTGATGGCCTACTCGGTCGAGGTCTGCCAGGACGTCATCGGCGGCTGGGTGCTCGACCCCGAGCCCGCCCCCTGACTCCGGTTCGTCGGAGCGACGCTGAGCGACGTCGCGCTCGCGGTGTTGTGTCGCGGGGCCGCTGAGGTTTGTGCCGCACGCGGATGCTCGTGCAGGCGCGTGCGCGACAAATCACCGCGCGCCGCTGGCGAGACGGCTACGGCTCCGGCGTGAGCTCGGGCGCGCCGTCGATGGTGCGGCCGAGGCGGTTGCTCGCCGTCGTCATGTGCGTGCCCATCGCCGCGGCGACCGCGGCGGGGTCGCGCGTCGTCAGCGCCTCGAACACGGCGCGGTGCTCGTCGAGTGCGTTGACGGCGTCGTCCTCGGCCTGCAGGCCGCGCTCGACCCAGACGCGCAGCAGCGACCGGATGCTCTGCAGCAGGTCGAGCAGCACCTGGTTGCGCGAGCCGCGGGCGATCTGCAGGTGGAACTTGAGGTCGGCCTCGATGAACCGGCTGCGGTCGTTCACCGTCTCGCTCATGATCTCGACCTGGCGCCCCAGCTCGCGTAGCTCGCGGTCGGTGAGGTTGACGGCGGCGAGGGTCGCGGCGAACACCTCGAGCTGTGCGCGCAGCTCGATGAGGTCGGCCGTGCGCGGCGCGCCGAGCATGAGCCCCCAGCTGAGCGTCTCGGGCAGCAGCTCCGAGGCGTTGCCGCGCAGGTAGGTGCCGGAGCCGGGACGCACGTCCACGATGCCCAGGATCTCGAGGGCCGCGAGGGCCTCCCGTACGGCGGAACGGCCGATACCGAGGGATGTCGCGAGCTGCCGTTCCGCGGGCAGGCGGGTTCCGGGCTCGATCTCCCCGCTCGTGAAGTAGTCGAGCAGTCGCTTGGCGACCGCGCTCACGGCGGTGCCGCTCGGAACGCTTCCGATCGCGGCACTCATTTGGTCGGCGGTGTTACCGGGATAGGCAGGCATGGGAGAACTCAGAATACCCGCTCGGTGAGCGGACTTTAACTATTTGCAAATTGGTCAACCGGTTGTTAGGTTTGACCCTCGAGTGCGAGCGAACTGCATCGAACGATCTACCGAGCGATAACAAGGGAGTTACCAGTGGCCAACCCGAGCGTGGAAACCAAGGTTTCCGCCGTCGAGAAATCGACCATCAGGAAGGTGTCGATCCGGCTCGTCCCGTTCGTCGCCCTCATGTTCTTCATCAACTACCTCGACCGGTCGGCCATCGGCTTCGCCGGACCGAACGGTATGAACGACGACCTCGCACTGACCGTGACCCAGGTCGGATTCGCCTCCGGCGTGTTCTTCATCGGCTACATCCTCCTCGAGGTCCCCTCCAACCTGGCGCTCGCCCGCTTCGGCGCCCGCCGCTGGCTCGCCCGCATCATGGTCACCTGGGGCATCGTCGCGGTCCTCTTCACCTGGGTCGGCAGCTTCGAGCACCTCGCGATCCTGCGCTTCATCCTCGGTGTCGCCGAAGCCGGCTTCTTCCCCGGCGCCATCCTGTTCCTCAGCCTCTGGGTCCCTTCGCGTCACCGCGGCAAGATCCTCGCGCTCTTCTACCTGGCTCAGCCGCTCAGCACCGTCATCGGCGCACCGCTCGCCGGCCTCCTCATCGGCGCCCACGGCTTCCTCGGCCTCGAGGGCTGGCGCGTGATGTTCCTCGGTGTCGGCCTGCCCGCGATCATCGTCGGCCTCATCGCCTGGTTCTACCTCAAGGACAAGCCCACCGACGCCAAGTGGCTCACGCGTGAAGAGCAGCAATGGCTCACCGCAGAGCTCGCGGCGGAAAAGACCAAGACCGAGGCCCTCCACGTGGTCAAGGGCAAGCAGCACGGCGGACTCCGCACCGCGTTCTCGAGCGGCCGCGTCTGGGTTCTCGCGTTCATCTACTTCGGCTTCATCTACGGCCTGTACACCCTCGCGTTCTTCCTGCCGACGATCATCGCCGGGTTCCAGGAGATCTACAACGTGGAGTACAACGTCTTCGAGCGCGGCCTGATCACCGCCATCCCGTACATCCCCGCCGCCTTCGCCCTCTGGTTCTGGACCAAGGACGTCTCCAAGCGCGGACTCAAGACCTGGCACATCGCCGGTCCCGCGGTCGTCGCTGCGCTCACCATCCCGCTCGCGCTGTTCGCCGGTTCGCCCGCGCTCACCGTCGCGATCATCGCGCTGACGGCCATAGCGATCTTCGCCGTGCTGCCGAACTTCTGGACCCTGCCCACGCAGTTCCTCACCGGTGCCGCAGCCGCGGCCGGCGTCGCGCTGATCAACACGGTCGGAAACCTCGCCGGCTTCGGTGCCCCGTACATCACGGGTGCCGTCGCGGACGCCACGAAGGACGCCAACGGCGAACCGCAGTACTTCGTCCCGATGGCGATCGTGGGCTTCTTTATGCTGCTCTCCGCCGTTTTGATGGTGTTGCTGGCCCGTGCCGGGAAGAAGAACGCCCCGGCAGACGGCGACGTCGCCGTCACCATCGCACATTAGTCACCCGGGGCAGCCGCGATCGGCGGCTGCCCCGCCCTCAGCTTCAGGAGTTCACCCCATGACTCGTCTGTTCAACGATCCGACCGAGTTCGCCGACGAAATGATCGACGGCTTCGTCGCCGCGAACCACCTGCAGGTGCGCCGCGTCTCCGGCGGAGTCGTGCGCTCGACGCGCTCGACCCCCGACTCCGTGGCCGTCGTCATCGGCGGCGGTTCCGGCCACTACCCGGCCTTCGGCGGTCTCGTCGGCCAGGGCCTCGCGCACGGCGCGGCCATGGGCAACCTCTTCGCCTCCCCCTCGGCCGGGCAGGTCTACTCGGTCGCCACCGCCGCGAACAACGGCGGCGGCGTCCTGCTCAGCTACGGCAACTACGCCGGCGACGTGCTGCACTTCACCCAGGCGCAGGAGAAGCTGCGCAACGAGGGCGTCGACTGCCGCACCGTCACCGTCACCGACGACATCGCGAGCGCCTCCATCGCCGAGAAGCACAAGCGTCGCGGCATCGCCGGCGACCTCACCGTCTTCAAGGCAGCGGCCGCCGCCTCCGAGGCCGGATACTCGATCGACGACGTCGAGCGCGTCGCCATCCTCGCCAACGAGCGCACCCGCAGCATCGGCGTCGCCTTCACCGGCTGCACGCTCCCCGGCGCGGACACCCCGCTCTTCACCGTTCCCGAGGGCCGCATGGCCGTCGGCATGGGCATCCACGGCGAGCCCGGACTGCGCGAGACCGACGTGCCGAGCGCCGACGGCCTCGCCGACCTGCTCGTGGGCGAACTGCTCGCCGAACTGCCCGACGGAATCGGGCAGGCCGACGGCCAGCGCGTCGGCGTG
Encoded here:
- a CDS encoding adenine deaminase C-terminal domain-containing protein; amino-acid sequence: MSTALRPDLLPTNEELAVLRRVAIGQAPADLIIRGGSVLSVHTGEFLLRDVVVSGRHIAAVTPVGHFDCETVIDAAGKHVLPTFIDAHLHIEWTMLTPGELARLSVPRGTTTVLTDPDGLANVAGIDGMDFMRETGTPFRIFEQVSPSTPVNAALERGGAVIAEQLVLDRLDDARSVSLGEGNPFDLSDVATNRFRQAMVAGKRITGHSARQSGEGLWGYLAAGVGDDHNAATIDEVLERVRLGAMITLMSGSMNDNTVEVFADLDRVGPALDHMSFCADDKHVLDIATEGHIDHHVRQAIAAGIPAAQAYRMASWQPALYYRLDHLMGSVTPGRLADLQIIDDLAGVRAERVIVGGELVAVDGVPYFDNTDDVPEWLTATMHVPEEFPASLLAVPAPGETATVQAMEMYDGYFKRAFHVALPVVGGAVTSDVERDVLKIAVVDRHYGDGQCGVGFVRGFQLARGALAVTINCTNANIVAVGTNDDDIAVAVGALRDQGGGFVVVDGGEVVARVHLPVGGMMSAAPWETTAAQLSTANDVAFELGCRIRSPFMVLSFVGLGVVPDLGLTELGLIDATSQSFIDLVLTSGPDGIACRCPNHDYPVHSIMEDHS
- a CDS encoding UTRA domain-containing protein; the encoded protein is MTINRPLPVDAAARSEDDRIRGGVLRFVREAALAHESLPGEVELAKRLECTRQQVRHALSSLERQGIVKRRQGAATVVDPVALRMSVRLEEQLEHSELLARMGYQSAVEVIESELIAMPGSIAPLLTSQAGPTALRVVKRWTADGVPAMVAENHVAFPRDVPDDIVGEESVFTLAERVWGESIVWEVATPGVTILDAERAELLGLPVGAAALTLEIIGTTVSGRRTFHAFETHNPAIVSYSFVRTVRPPWSNSYSGD
- a CDS encoding acyl-CoA dehydrogenase family protein, producing MISRLSPTAPPADEQAWIDTVTELAVGFAERASHYDEVGEIPVENLEALATSGLDVACLPVAAGGQGLSFRTIGAVISIISAACPSTGALWLMHIGAAYGLVTLGSPTASAFFAAELTAGKRFANALSEPTSGNMFLMPQQAAEPVEGGYSLAGAKRFVSGCEIADYYLTNTLVDGAPAFFGVARDETVSFVPIWDTMGMRATRSQLMSFNGTLLREEFRCARPAPEQANLISAGLPFVSIGIAQSALDAFSAQARGRVIPSTGEPLSKMQWLKFDTAAQYTQLRAARLLAEQTMWLADIAHPDATMVAVEAKYLANEVAKTVAALGVKVGGGSGYLRTSPIQRHFRDAQAGALMAYSVEVCQDVIGGWVLDPEPAP
- a CDS encoding FadR/GntR family transcriptional regulator; this translates as MPAYPGNTADQMSAAIGSVPSGTAVSAVAKRLLDYFTSGEIEPGTRLPAERQLATSLGIGRSAVREALAALEILGIVDVRPGSGTYLRGNASELLPETLSWGLMLGAPRTADLIELRAQLEVFAATLAAVNLTDRELRELGRQVEIMSETVNDRSRFIEADLKFHLQIARGSRNQVLLDLLQSIRSLLRVWVERGLQAEDDAVNALDEHRAVFEALTTRDPAAVAAAMGTHMTTASNRLGRTIDGAPELTPEP
- a CDS encoding MFS transporter, whose amino-acid sequence is METKVSAVEKSTIRKVSIRLVPFVALMFFINYLDRSAIGFAGPNGMNDDLALTVTQVGFASGVFFIGYILLEVPSNLALARFGARRWLARIMVTWGIVAVLFTWVGSFEHLAILRFILGVAEAGFFPGAILFLSLWVPSRHRGKILALFYLAQPLSTVIGAPLAGLLIGAHGFLGLEGWRVMFLGVGLPAIIVGLIAWFYLKDKPTDAKWLTREEQQWLTAELAAEKTKTEALHVVKGKQHGGLRTAFSSGRVWVLAFIYFGFIYGLYTLAFFLPTIIAGFQEIYNVEYNVFERGLITAIPYIPAAFALWFWTKDVSKRGLKTWHIAGPAVVAALTIPLALFAGSPALTVAIIALTAIAIFAVLPNFWTLPTQFLTGAAAAAGVALINTVGNLAGFGAPYITGAVADATKDANGEPQYFVPMAIVGFFMLLSAVLMVLLARAGKKNAPADGDVAVTIAH